GGTACTACGTAAAGGGAATTTCGATGACAGGGATAAAGGGATGACACAGTATGTCTGTTGAAGGCGGTTGCGGCCAGCCCACACAAGCCTATGGGGTCGATATCGGGGGCACTAAGGTCGCGGTTGGGCTCGTGGATGCCGGAGGTCACATAGTCAGGCGCGCGATGGAGCCACTGGAGGCCTCCGGCACCAGCCCGGAAATCACGATCGCGCAGGTGGCTAGGCTCATTCACAAGGTGAGTGATGGCGGGGATGAGCCTCGAAGACCGGTGGGGGTCGGCATACCGGCTGTGATGGACGAGCGCAGGTCCCGTGTGGTCTGGGCACCCAACATTCCAGGATGGTCCGATTTCCCAGCGCTTGATGCGCTCTCCGCCGTGCTTGGCCACGACCGAGTCGCCCTCGAATTCGACGGCATCACTGCCGTGGTGGCAGAGTCATGGGTTGGGGCAGCCAGAGGCGGCAGAGATGTGGTGTTTCTCATCATCGGCACCGGGATAGGCGCAGGGCTCATCCTGGGAGGACGTGTCCACCGGGGCAGCACGGGAATGCCGGGCGGCGTCGGCTGGTTTGCCATGGACCCGGCGGCCCTCGATGACATCAGGACACGCCGCGCTCCCCACTTCGAGGAGTTGTGTGCTGGGCCCGGGCTGCTCACTACCGCAAATGCTGCCTGTAGCAAACGGGCCAGGTTCCCTGATACACAGGCCTTGTTCGAAGCCTACGACAGAGGGGATTCCACCGCAGTGCGCAGCCTGGTGAACGCGGCGAGCTACGTTGGGATGGCCGTTGCCAACATGGTGAGCATTCTCAACCCGGACACGGTCGTCATCGGCGGGGGCATTGGGTTGCAGTACTGCAAGAGGCCCTCACTGTTCACCCACATCCAAGAGATGGTATCGAGCCTCGCGCAGCCAGCCGCGGCGCAGGCGGTGAGGATCATGCCTGCACTCTTGGGGCCGGATGCAGGAGTAATAGGGGCGGCAAAGACGGCAATGGATCGTTTCGGGTCATGTGCTAACTCAGATAGGAAGGACGAGATGCGATGAACGGTATTGAGTATCTGTTACGCGCTCAGGATATTCTCACCAGGATTCAGGGCCAGGAGCAGCAGAACATCCTGGACGCATCCAACATGATGGCGGAATCCATTGCCTGTGGCGGCATGGTGCACGTGTTCGGGAGTGGGCACTCGGTCATCCCCGTGCTTGATATCTTCCCGAGGTACGGGGGGTTCGTGGGCTTCCATCCTATCATGGATCCTCGCCTCATGTGGTTCAACGTCGTGGGGCCCGGCGGAGCTCGCGAACTGCTTTGGCTAGAGAGGACCGAAGGTTACATCGCCAATTTCCTGCAGAGTTTCGAACTGGCGCCCCAGGACACCATGCTTGTCTTCTCGCACGGAGGCCTCAATGCCGCCCCTGTGGAGGCGGCAATCTACGCCCGTGAACGCGGGCTCCGAGTGGTGGCCGTGACTTCGAAAGAGAACCACAATGCCGCTTCCGCC
The genomic region above belongs to Bacillota bacterium and contains:
- a CDS encoding ROK family protein — its product is MSVEGGCGQPTQAYGVDIGGTKVAVGLVDAGGHIVRRAMEPLEASGTSPEITIAQVARLIHKVSDGGDEPRRPVGVGIPAVMDERRSRVVWAPNIPGWSDFPALDALSAVLGHDRVALEFDGITAVVAESWVGAARGGRDVVFLIIGTGIGAGLILGGRVHRGSTGMPGGVGWFAMDPAALDDIRTRRAPHFEELCAGPGLLTTANAACSKRARFPDTQALFEAYDRGDSTAVRSLVNAASYVGMAVANMVSILNPDTVVIGGGIGLQYCKRPSLFTHIQEMVSSLAQPAAAQAVRIMPALLGPDAGVIGAAKTAMDRFGSCANSDRKDEMR
- a CDS encoding SIS domain-containing protein, producing MNGIEYLLRAQDILTRIQGQEQQNILDASNMMAESIACGGMVHVFGSGHSVIPVLDIFPRYGGFVGFHPIMDPRLMWFNVVGPGGARELLWLERTEGYIANFLQSFELAPQDTMLVFSHGGLNAAPVEAAIYARERGLRVVAVTSKENHNAASATHSSGKKLGDLADVLIDNCVPLEDALVRIDGLREPVGAGSTLAAVAISMSLVSETARQLVAKGHKLSVFVSPNVAGVPADHNMQVFREYAKATTR